GGCACTGACCGGAGATTGCGCCGGTCGATAGTGAGCCATTCCCGGTAACCTGGCGCGACTGTCGGTAGCTCGGTCGGTGGGTGGCCGGAGCGTAGATGCGGGATGCGGTCCAGGAAACAGGGCCGCACCAGCACAGCCTGGATGACGCAGCTCACGGCATGCGCCCCGCCGCTGCACGTTGCCGCTGCGCGTACCGACGGGCCGGTTGCGGGCAGCTCCGTTACCTCCAGCTTTGTCAGCGGGGGTGGTATGCGACACTGGCATCACGCGACGCCCCTGCCGGGCAAGATTGATCTTAGACAAGATCAATCTCAGGTCTTGATCGGCTCGTTGCCGGCCGGGTAGCGGTTGTCAAGGGCGGAGATCGCCGGATCTCGGCGTCCCCCTTGCGTCTTGCCTCTTCCACCGTCGCATCTTTTGGTTCGCGCACTGTCCTGTGTGTTAGGAGTCGATGATGTGTTTTGCGGTCGATGCCTGTCCGCCGGAACTACCTCAAGAGCGTGTCCGGGTGGTCGCGGGCGACGCTGTGCGAGCTCAACGTCTCGAGTTGATCTCTGCTGACGGGACCCCGGTGTCCGCCGCGGTGGCCCATGCTCCTCAAGCTGGGCCGGGTGTGGTCATCCTGCCCGATGTGCGTGGCCTCTACCCGTTCTACGAACGACTCGCCGAGCGCTTCGCTCAGGCAGGTCACGATGCGATCGTCGTGGACTACTTCGCCCGCACCGCTGGTCTTGCGCCGCGCGGTGACGACTTCGATTTCCAACCCCACCTTTCTGCCACCACTCTCGAGCAGGTGCAGGCTGACATCGCGGCTGCGGTTGCCGTGCTACGCAGGCGGATCGGTGTCTGGCCGGCAGTGGCGGTCGGGTTCTGTTTCGGCGGCACCCACGCTTTCCTGGCCGGGGCGAACCGTGGGCTTGACCTCGACGCGGTGGTCGGCTTCTACGGCAAGCTCAGCCCTGGCCGGCTGCCGAGGCCCGCCGCGCTGGCAAGCAGCATCGGCGTCCCGCTGCTTGGTCTGTTCGGCGGCGATGACCCCTCTATCCCGGCCGGGGAGATCGAGGAGTTCGACACCGCTCTCGGCCGGGCAGGAGTACGCCACCAGCTGATTACCTACCCGAACGCGCCGCACTCGTTCTTCGACCGCTCCTTTGAAGAATACGAGGAGGCGTGCAGCGACGCCTGGGCGCAGGTTCTTGACTTCCTTGTACACCTGCCCGTTTCGGCTTCCGGTGCGCCGGCCACGAGAGTGCCCTCACCCGATCATTCCTGGTGAGGGGTGGTGCGCGGGTTGTTCGGCAGCGCGCTGGTGGCGGGACCGGCCGACCTGCGAGTCGTTCGTTGACAACATCCCCGGCCCCCCCATACGCTTAACATATTGGTTAAGTGAAGGGGGCTTTCCGATGGCTGGCACCGATCAGCTCAGCGCGGTGTTCTCGGCGCTCGCCGACCCGACTCGCCGGGCGATCATCGCTGAGCTGGCCGAACGCGACGCCACGGTCACCGAGCTGACCGCTCCGCTGTCCATCTCGATGCCGGCGGTGTCACGGCACCTGAAGGTGCTCGAACGCGCCGCACTCATCTCGCGGTCGCGGTCGGGCAAGTGGCGGGCGAGCCACCTCGAAGCTGCCCCGCTGCGCGAGGCGGCCGACTGGATCGAGCGCTACCGGCGGCTCTGGGACTCGTCCCTCACCCGCCTCGATGCCCACCTCGCCGCGGTGCAGGCCGCCGAAACGGCGACGGACCGGATCGCCGACGACGGCCCCAGGGAGCTCGAATGACCACCGAAACCACGCAGCTCGCCATCTCAGCGAGGAGGGGTGGCGTCAGGCGTTCACAAAGCTGGACGCCGCGCTGACGAACGTCCGGGCGATCGCCGTTAATCATCGAGAGGCATAAACGTGGCCAAGCTGATCTACCTGACGAACGTGTCGCTTGACGGATACATCGAGGACGAACGCGGCGTCTTCGCCTGGTTCCCACCCGACGACGAGGTGTTCGCGTTCACCACCGACCTGCTGCGATCCGTGGGCACGCTTCTCTACGGGCGACGCCTGTACGAATCGATGGCCGTCTGGGAAACCGACGCCGCTCTGGCCGCGCGGTCCGACCTCACGGCCGATTTCGCGACCGCCTGGCAGGCGCCGGACAAAGTCGTCTATTCCACGGGTCTCGCCGCGGTGTCAACCGCAAACACCCGCATCGAACGCGATTTCGACCCCGCCGCGGTACGCCAACTGAAGGCCACGGCAAGCAGCGATCTCACCGTAGGAGGTGCCAACCTCGCGGCGCAGGCGTTCAAGGCCGGGCTGGTCGACGAATGCCAGCTGTTCGTCTGGCCGCTGGCCGTCGGCGGAGGCAAGCCAGGACTACCGACCGGCATGCGCACCGACCTTGAGCTCCTCGATGAGCGCCGATTCCGAAACGGCACCCTGTATCTCCGCTACCGATGCTGATGGGCATCGATTACGGATGCGCGCCTGGCAGGGTGACCACGTGACGACCCGGTTACTGATCCGACCGGCGCGAAGATCCGACCTTGACGGTGTCGGTCCGTTGGCAGGTTCGCTGAGTCGCGCGCAGGTGCGGTTGCAGGCTGCCGAGCGCGGCGACGAGAGCATGGCGGTGGCGGTGCTGGCATCCTGGATCGTCGGGGTGCAGAGCATCCGCTGGTCGCGTGGCTGCGATCCTCCGCACCCTTGGCTGTATGGGCTGCACGTCACGCCGGAGGTCCAGCGACAGGGCATCGGCCGTGCCCTGGTGCAGGCCGCCGAAGACCTCGGCCGGCGACGGGGTGCGCACCGGATGACGCTGGACGTCGATGTTGACGATGCCGGAGCCATCGCTTTCTACCAGGCGCTCGGCTATGTCGTGCGACGACCTCATCAGCACCGTTGGCGCTCGGTCGATCCGCAGACCGGCGACGTGATCGCCGAAGGCACGGCAGCCACGTTGATCATGGGGCGGGCGCTACGGTAGGTCCACCACGGCGGTGCGCTGGCGTGCCTCGGGATCGGGCCAGGCGATGTCGTCAACTGCCAGCCATGGTTGATCGATTGCGGTCGCCGGGGCCGAGCCGGTGAACGCCACGACGTCGCGATGCAGGTGGGACTGGTCGGCGTAGCCGCAATCGGCGGCGACTCGGGCTGCGTTTTCACCCGCGGCCAGGCGGTGGATGGCGTGATCGAAGCGGACCAGCTTCGCGGCGCGTTTGGGCGCCGCGCCGATCTGCGAGTAGAACCGGTACCACAACCGCTTACGACTCCAGCCGACCTCGGCCGCCAGTCTGTCGACCCGGACCCGGCCCCGACTGACGAGGATCCGCTTCCAGGCCCAGGCCACCTCCGGATCCACGGCTGATCCTGCGGTACGCGACCCAGCCTGCCACCGGTCGGCGAGCAACGCGTCGACAAACGCGAACCGGTCCTTCCACGACGAGGCGTGGCACAGCTGCTCGCGCACCTGCGCCGCCTGTCGTCCCCACACGTCCGCCAGGGTCACTACGGCACCGTTCAGGTCGCCCGGTGACACGTCCAGAACGGCGCGGGCGATGGCCGGAGACAGGCGTACCTGTACGGCCTCGAAATTCTCGCCGCGCACCCAGAGCGCATCAGATCCGAATCCGAGCCCGGCGACGAGACTTCCCCGTTGTTGCCGCCCTGCGGCATCGTCCACGATGAGCGGGCCGGAGCCAAACTCCAGGGCCAGCGTCACCGCAGGGTGTGGGATCACCCGCTGGCCGACCGAGGTCACGCCGCGATCACGAAATCCGGCCATGCTGACACCGGCCACCCGGCTACCCCGCGCGGGGCGGATGACCTGCCAGAGAGTCGCATCGCCACGTCCGCGAAGGGTGGAACCCATCATCGGATGCTACTCGGGCCGACCGGAACATTTGTTCAAGCCAACGGTGCCGCAGGTGACGACAGTGGGCTCATGACGACATCGCCGGACCCCGACAACCAGCTCGACGAGGCTGATCCGCGCTTGTCCGACAAGCGACCGCGGGGGAGTCGCGCCCGCCGACGACGCCGCATCATCGCCTCGACAACCCTGCTCACGGTTGTCGGATTGCTCCTGGCGAACGCGGCGATGGTGACCGGGCAGACCGCCCGTGCCACCGGAGACTCGACCCTGCATCTCGACGGCGGCGACATCCACATCAGCCAGGACGGCCCCCGCGATGCCCCGGCACTCGTGCTGATCCACGGGCTCGGTGCCTCGACCGAGTGGTGGAGTCCGCTGGTCCCGACGCTGGCAACGTCCTATCGCGTCATCCGAATCGACCTGCTCGGACATGGCCAGTCGGCCAAACCGGCCGGTGGCGGCTATGCAGTTCCAGAGCAAGGACGCCGCGTCGGGCAGGCGCTGGACCAGCTCGGCATCGAACACGCCATGGTGATCGGCCACTCCACCGGCGGCTACGTCGCCACCGCGCTCGCCGAGCACCGCCGCGACCTGGTGACCGCGCTCGCGCTCATCAACACCGGACCTCACCTGGACGCCTTCATCTCGGACGGGCCGGTGGGCAAGCTCATCTTCGTCCCGGTGCTGGGTCAACTACTGTGGCGACTTCGCACCGATGGGATTCTGCGCCAGGGCCTGAGCAGCGCGTTCGCGCCTGGCTTCCACGTCCCGCAGCAGCTCATCGACGACACCCGCAGGATGACCTACCACGCGCTCACGGCAACGTCGCGGGCATCCGAGGACTACCTGACCCAGCTACCACTTCCGGATCGGCTCACGAGCCTCGGCACACCATTGCTTGTCATCTTCGGCGAGCTCGACCAGAGGTGGCGAGCCTCATCAGCGGCGTCGTACCACTCCGTTGCAGGTGCGAAAGTCGAGCTGGTGCCCGACGTCGGCCACTCACCCATGTTCGAGGATCCTGCGCACACAGCCCGACTTCTCCTCGACTTCGTGAGCTCCGTATCGAGCGGACGGTGAAAGCCACGGCACCACAGGCGTCTACCCTCAGCGGCGGGTCTGCCCGTAGCGGAATCGCTTGGCCCCGGGCGGTGATGTCGACGATGCTCCGATGGTGCCCGACCTGATCGACATCATGCTCGGCGACATCCGCCTTGCGCTGCGGGTATGGCCCGCCACCGACCCGGCACACCCTCCCGTCCTGCTGCTGCCCGCCACCGGAGCGACCGCCGGTGACTGGGACGTGATCGCGGCGGATCTGGCGGCCGAGCGTACGGTCTGTGCCGTCGATCTGCGCGGCCACGGTGCCAGTGACTGGCCCGGTACGTACCGGCTGGAGTTGTTCGGCCAGGACGTCGTCGGTCTCCTCGACCGCCTCGACACCGGCGTGATCGACCTGGTCGGACACTCCCTCGGCGGCCTGGTCGCCTGCCTGGTGGCCTCGGCACGACCTCGGCACATCCGCCGGCTGGTGTTGGAGGACGTGCCGTTTCCGCATCCGCGTCCGCCCGCCCCGCCGCAGCGGCCGGCGGGGGAGTTGTCGTTCGACTGGCGGGTGGTGGAGCAGGTCCGCTCCGAGATCGACGATCCGGATCCGGGGTGGGCCGACATCGTCGCCCGGATCACCACATCCACCCTGCTGATCGGGGGCGGCGCGCCGAGTCCGGTGCCGCAGCAGCACGTCGCCGAACTCGCCGGGCGACTCGCCGACGCCCGGCTCGTCACCATCGACGCCGGCCATCTGGTGCACGCGAGCGCGCCGGAGGCGTACCTCGACGCGCTCATCCGCTTCCTCGACACGTGAGCAGGAACAGCGTCATGGCATCCGGAACGCCTGCCTCTGCTCGACCAGGCGAGTGGGTCAGCCGCGTAGCGGGTAGGGGACGAAGGTGCTGCGGTTTTCGTCCACGTCCAGTTGGCGGCTGATGGGTGGGGCGGCGCGTTGCGGGCAGGTCATCCGGTCGCAGGTCTTGCAGCCGGGGCCGATCGGGGTGGCGGCCTCGGCGGCGTGCAGGTCCATGCCGGTGGAGTAGACCAACCGGCTGGCGTGCCGGGTCTCGCAGCCCAGGCCGATCGCGTACACCTTGCCGGGTTGGCCGTAACCGCCGTGGTGCCGGGTGATGGTGCGGGCGATCCACAGGTAGCGCTGGCCGTCCGGCATCGCGGCGACCTGGGTGACCACCCGGCCGGGTGAGCTGAACGCCTCGTACACGTTCCACAGGGGACAGGTGCCGCCGGTGCGGGAGAAGGGGAAACCGGTGGCGGACTGGCGTTTCGACATGTTGCCGGCCCGGTCGACCCGGACGAAGGAGAACGGCACCCCGCGTGCCCGGGGGCGTTGCAGGGTGCTGAGCCGGTGGCAGACCGTCTCCCAACCCATCGCGTAATGCTGGGTGAGCAGCTCGATGTCGTACCGGCGCTGCTCGGCGGCGGTGAGGAACTGCTCGTACGGCAGGATCAGCGCCGCCGCGAAGTAGTTGGCCAGGCCGACCCGGGTCAGTATCTGGGTCTGCATGTCGTCGAACTGCTCCGACTCGACGATCTCGTCGATCACGTCGGCGAACTCCAGCAGCGCGATCTGGGCAGCCATCCGCATGGCCTCCTGCCCGCCGCGCAGCGACGTGGACAGGTGCAGGGTGCGCGTCTGCGGACGGTACCGGTGCAGTTCGTCGCCGAGCGAGGCGGCGTCCTCACGGCGTACGCGTACCCCGTGTTGCTGCGCGAGACGGTCGCGCAGCAACCCACGGACCTCGCCGCGACGCAGCCCCATCTGGATGGCCAGCCGCTCCGCCTCCTCGTCCAGTTCCGGTACGTAGTTCTGCCGCCGGTAGAAGAACTCGGTCACCTGGTCGTGCGGGCTGCGGCCGACCCGTTCGCGGTCGCCGACCAGCTCGGCGAGCTGTTCGTCGACCTGCTGGTAGCGGCGGTGCAGCTCGATGACGGCGGCGGCGACCTCGGGCAGCCGGGTGGCCAG
This DNA window, taken from Micromonospora sp. FIMYZ51, encodes the following:
- a CDS encoding metalloregulator ArsR/SmtB family transcription factor — its product is MAGTDQLSAVFSALADPTRRAIIAELAERDATVTELTAPLSISMPAVSRHLKVLERAALISRSRSGKWRASHLEAAPLREAADWIERYRRLWDSSLTRLDAHLAAVQAAETATDRIADDGPRELE
- a CDS encoding dienelactone hydrolase family protein — encoded protein: MCFAVDACPPELPQERVRVVAGDAVRAQRLELISADGTPVSAAVAHAPQAGPGVVILPDVRGLYPFYERLAERFAQAGHDAIVVDYFARTAGLAPRGDDFDFQPHLSATTLEQVQADIAAAVAVLRRRIGVWPAVAVGFCFGGTHAFLAGANRGLDLDAVVGFYGKLSPGRLPRPAALASSIGVPLLGLFGGDDPSIPAGEIEEFDTALGRAGVRHQLITYPNAPHSFFDRSFEEYEEACSDAWAQVLDFLVHLPVSASGAPATRVPSPDHSW
- a CDS encoding dihydrofolate reductase family protein, translating into MAKLIYLTNVSLDGYIEDERGVFAWFPPDDEVFAFTTDLLRSVGTLLYGRRLYESMAVWETDAALAARSDLTADFATAWQAPDKVVYSTGLAAVSTANTRIERDFDPAAVRQLKATASSDLTVGGANLAAQAFKAGLVDECQLFVWPLAVGGGKPGLPTGMRTDLELLDERRFRNGTLYLRYRC
- a CDS encoding short-chain fatty acyl-CoA regulator family protein — translated: MAKTFAGARLRRMREERALSQTELARHLNISPSYLNQIEHDTRPLTVPVLLRITELFGVDPTVFAPHDTPRLVTGLREALPGRAGLAELTELATRLPEVAAAVIELHRRYQQVDEQLAELVGDRERVGRSPHDQVTEFFYRRQNYVPELDEEAERLAIQMGLRRGEVRGLLRDRLAQQHGVRVRREDAASLGDELHRYRPQTRTLHLSTSLRGGQEAMRMAAQIALLEFADVIDEIVESEQFDDMQTQILTRVGLANYFAAALILPYEQFLTAAEQRRYDIELLTQHYAMGWETVCHRLSTLQRPRARGVPFSFVRVDRAGNMSKRQSATGFPFSRTGGTCPLWNVYEAFSSPGRVVTQVAAMPDGQRYLWIARTITRHHGGYGQPGKVYAIGLGCETRHASRLVYSTGMDLHAAEAATPIGPGCKTCDRMTCPQRAAPPISRQLDVDENRSTFVPYPLRG
- a CDS encoding alpha/beta hydrolase → MVPDLIDIMLGDIRLALRVWPATDPAHPPVLLLPATGATAGDWDVIAADLAAERTVCAVDLRGHGASDWPGTYRLELFGQDVVGLLDRLDTGVIDLVGHSLGGLVACLVASARPRHIRRLVLEDVPFPHPRPPAPPQRPAGELSFDWRVVEQVRSEIDDPDPGWADIVARITTSTLLIGGGAPSPVPQQHVAELAGRLADARLVTIDAGHLVHASAPEAYLDALIRFLDT
- a CDS encoding alpha/beta fold hydrolase, giving the protein MTTSPDPDNQLDEADPRLSDKRPRGSRARRRRRIIASTTLLTVVGLLLANAAMVTGQTARATGDSTLHLDGGDIHISQDGPRDAPALVLIHGLGASTEWWSPLVPTLATSYRVIRIDLLGHGQSAKPAGGGYAVPEQGRRVGQALDQLGIEHAMVIGHSTGGYVATALAEHRRDLVTALALINTGPHLDAFISDGPVGKLIFVPVLGQLLWRLRTDGILRQGLSSAFAPGFHVPQQLIDDTRRMTYHALTATSRASEDYLTQLPLPDRLTSLGTPLLVIFGELDQRWRASSAASYHSVAGAKVELVPDVGHSPMFEDPAHTARLLLDFVSSVSSGR
- a CDS encoding GNAT family N-acetyltransferase, which translates into the protein MSADSETAPCISATDADGHRLRMRAWQGDHVTTRLLIRPARRSDLDGVGPLAGSLSRAQVRLQAAERGDESMAVAVLASWIVGVQSIRWSRGCDPPHPWLYGLHVTPEVQRQGIGRALVQAAEDLGRRRGAHRMTLDVDVDDAGAIAFYQALGYVVRRPHQHRWRSVDPQTGDVIAEGTAATLIMGRALR
- a CDS encoding helix-turn-helix domain-containing protein codes for the protein MAGFRDRGVTSVGQRVIPHPAVTLALEFGSGPLIVDDAAGRQQRGSLVAGLGFGSDALWVRGENFEAVQVRLSPAIARAVLDVSPGDLNGAVVTLADVWGRQAAQVREQLCHASSWKDRFAFVDALLADRWQAGSRTAGSAVDPEVAWAWKRILVSRGRVRVDRLAAEVGWSRKRLWYRFYSQIGAAPKRAAKLVRFDHAIHRLAAGENAARVAADCGYADQSHLHRDVVAFTGSAPATAIDQPWLAVDDIAWPDPEARQRTAVVDLP